A region of Lycium barbarum isolate Lr01 chromosome 3, ASM1917538v2, whole genome shotgun sequence DNA encodes the following proteins:
- the LOC132632409 gene encoding putative GEM-like protein 8 isoform X2 has translation MKEHHHFDDLQNSSGSSLGMSSSFGTTPERHSSFSQDSESVSTLHSPSSSDYSPRITPSQDDSAIIIQQRKLGKKAKSYAYRIREHVKLGPKFSETVKGKLKIVKEGGRRNIFRHMFNVNEGEKLLKASQCYLYTTAGPIAGILFISTDKIAFCSERPIAVPFPSGGILRTPYKHFSFWEIDLCRWLFQ, from the exons ATGAAAGAACATCACCATTTTGACGATCTTCAAAATTCTTCTGGCAGCTCTTTGGGCATGAGCTCTTCCTTTGGGACAACTCCAGAAAGGCATTCTTCTTTTTCTCAAGATTCTGAATCTGTCAGCACTCTTCATAGCCCGTCTTCTTCAGATTACTCCCCAAGAATTACTCCAA GTCAAGATGATTCTGCTATAATTATTCAGCAGAGGAAATTGGGAAAGAAGGCAAAAAGTTATGCATACAGAATCCGTGAGCATG TGAAATTGGGGCCAAAATTTTCAGAAACGGTGAAAGGGAAATTGAAAATAGTGAAAGAAGGAGGTAGAAGAAATATATTCAGGCATATGTTTAATGTGAATGAAGGAGAGAAACTGCTTAAGGCATCACAGTGCTATTTGTACACAACAGCAGGTCCAATTGCTGGGATTCTATTCATATCTACAGATAAAATTGCATTCTGCAGTGAAAGACCCATCGCAGTTCCTTTTCCTTCTGGTGGAATTCTTAGAACACCTTACAAG CATTTCTCATTTTGGGAAATTGATTTGTGCAGGTGGTTATTCCAGTGA